The nucleotide window AGCAGAGACGTGAGCCGAGACCTAGACCCTGGGGAACGTCATTGCTGAtgccaaaaaaaataagaaTAGATTTGATCTGCGTTGGGAAGCACGCGACAGTTGTGGGAGGGGAATGCGAGTGCGTCATGGGGTGCAAGGGTTTTTGAACCTGATAATTCATGGTCGAGGGACGGGGCTGGGTTCGGAAGGGTTTAAAGGGTGTTCTGATGGTTTTGTGTGAAACCAAGGTTATCTTTGCATATCTAATCACTGTCTCTTTGAGAGTTGAATATAACTTAGATAGCAATGTTTCAGTTATCCAGACCATGAAGTGACCATTGAGAGGGAAAATTCGAGAAATGAAGGGCTcgggatgagggaggtgatgaagttGCTTCTCGGCTACTGgtatatttttttttaatacaATTGATGTGGCATAGAGACGTGACAGCCCAATGGCTGAGACTATGTATTTCAAAACGAATATTTAACTAAATACTTACCCAGGTCATTTCTGCGCTTGCTCCCCAGCTTAGCTGTGCCTAGCAATGTCTCAATCTCACTTGACAGTTATCTTTACAAGAGACTCAACACTTGAGGAGAATCTCCACTTCAAAAAAATCTCAAAAACCAGTAGTTTCAAAAAGTGGTAAACATAACATTAGGTACCAGTAATGTTTATTGTCTAATCGGAACGATGAGGGGACAAAATAGGCAGTCAGTAGGCATTGCGCCCTTCACCACAGGGAGAGTACACATCTTGCCTTATCATCACATAAAGCGGCTCATAAAACGTATCATGCTGGACAAAACAGCATCAATTAACCACCTCTCTCCAGCTAGTTGCAGAGTACCGTAGCTTGAAACACAAATTAATCCTCCCACACCTACCTCACCCAATCCAACCAACCAATCAACCTGCCAGATGGAATCCCCGTCTCAAACggccccccatctccatttCATACATCATACAtcacacctccccccatGAGAAAGAAAACCTCAGATATTACAtgcaaacaaaaacaaacgcCAACCCAATGCTGCCGAACCCCCCCCCATAAAGCCAAAAAAGCTCACACACAATGCTCGCAAAAGGAAACCACTCCCCGCCCAACCATCCTCCCAAACAGCAAATCTTCCTACCACCCAACCCTTTTCCCACAATTTGATATCACAACGACCCTGCCCCTCCGATCCCCTTCCCTACCCCCCTCTTCGCAAACCGCCCAAACCCACTCTCCGGACTCATCTTCCCCTGCAACTGCCCcccatcattatcatcatcatcctcatacgtctcatcatcttccacctGTAGCGGTGGTGACAGCCTcttatccccctccttctgctTCCCTTTATCACCAGGCATCTCATCCCCaatccccaaccccgtcGCCGCAATCGCCGTAACCGCAGACCCAGACCCCGACTTGTTCGAAACCGGActcctcatccagctccCAGTCATCCCAGTGTTCTTCCGTATCTgtatcctcctcgcctcccccacccccacagTCTTACTCCGTCTCAATCCGAACCCCCCCcgtccaccacccatcatcatcccctcccccgcccccggcGCAGAAGTCGACGACGGCTCCGACGACCCTGGCGgtcccaccatcatcttcagcgGTTTCTTCTTCCTGAAATTAATCCCGgaccctcccacccctccgtCATCAGAGTTATGCGCTGTGTTGGGAACGGAAttcctcaacaagctcatctCTCGTACCACATCCCCTAGACTTTCTTCTAAGGTTTTCATTTTTGCTAGCATGAGCCTGCTCATTCGATTGTTATCCCCTTGAGCACTCTTGGATAGCATCGCCGTCGCCATGGCCATTTGTGTCGCGAAACTAGAGGGCACGCCACTAAAGGTGCTCTCTTCGTCGTCTACTGTAACCGTGGCGTTGAGATCGGAGGAGCTCATCCGCCGGTGACGGTGGACATCGTGGGGAtcttgctggtgttggtgctgtgTTGCTGGTCTTCGGGCAGGGATGTCAAGAGTCAGACCTGATCGGGTGGGAGCTGTTCGTGCCATGTCGCGGGGCGGGGCAATAGGGCGTGGCCGGGAGGAGGTCATATAAAGAGAACGTCGAGGCGAGCGGTGGCCACCTCCTGAGATGGGTGTCATGATCGGGGTGTGTCGTCGGGATGGTAACTGCGGTGATCTGCCCATggaagcagaggaggaaCTATATGGCTGATGGTTCTCCTCTGGGACGTAGAGGATTGTGTTAGTTGACAGTGTCCGGGTGTGCAGAGCGTTACGCCTTGACTGGCCGATGCGAGGAGAGTCAGTTGACGGGAGCTCATCGTTGATGAAGCGGCTGGCAACAGGGGTTGTGAAATAATCCTCCTCCATTGCCTCGCGGTCGTGTCCATGACCGTCATCAATGGTGTTGGTCACAttatcctcctcttcctcatcattcGTGACAAGCTCGTCGTCTCCATCCGCATCGGtgttctccttcatctcatGAGCATAATCTCTCCGGTGGACGCCATCGTGGTAATACTCGGGTGCCGTGGGGTACGGGGCGTCAGAAACGAAATCTGCTGGATCGCTGGCTGCAGAACGAAGATCGGAATACTGCCGTGGGAACCTGGATGGGCGTTCTCGATTCATACTCAGCCGTCGCCGCCAATCACCGGTCATCCTGCTGTCAATCGTCGAATAATTCTGCGGCGAGCGGAAGCCTCCGTCATTTTGGTCCATCCATGTGCGAATCGCATTCTGCGTCTTCCGTCGCTCATTCCTCCTTTGAGTCCTCAGCGTAGCTGTATCGGGAGCACGTCGAAATACTTCTTCCAATGCTCTGTCCTTCTGATAGCCGAGCACTGATTCCTCTCGTACTCGGACACTGGGGCTGAAGAATGCTGACCTGGTAGATGGATCGCCCAAAGAAAGCCCATGTGGGCGTCCACGACCGGGATTGTCGACGAGATCAGTAGCTTCATAGATGTACGGCGCAAGGAAGTACTTCTCGTAGAAGAAAATGCAAAACAGCAGAGGGAAATGGGTGGCTTTGATCACGGCGCGGTTGAGCCACACGAACCGCTTGAGGGACATGAAATACCTGAGTGGCATCAACCCCCATGCAAAGATATTGGCGGGCGCAATATAAGAGAAGAGCGTATCGTTCTTCACCATGGAAATTGTGTTGATGGCGAAGAGAAACTGGTGCTCTTCGTTTGCGTTGGATGCAATTGACATGAAGGAGTTGGTCAGAACAGTGATGAGGATCGTCCTATCGAAAGTAAGTATCAGTTTTCCAGTTACCAGAGAGCGCCCACGTACACGATGACGAAGTGACAAATGATGAGGAACAAAGCCATCAAGGCCTTGCCCATCCAAGTGTACGAGTCCCACCTGCCGATTCGTTAGCCGTGTGGTCCGGAAATGTCGTTAAGGGATGTGTTTGTACTTACACTTCCCACGCAGCTGGTGTAAAGCCCATGAGGATCTGAAAGATCTTGTAGGCAAGCACATAAGGATCGTTGGTGTTCTTGGAAAGGgtaaagaaaacaaaaaacccGCTACAGCACACCAATATGAGCACAAAAACAGCCGCCAAGTCGACCGCCATCAGCCGAAAGGCTATCAGGAGCTGCGAGAAATATTGGTAATGATCGAGAATGCTGAATATCCTCGGCAAGAGCAGGACCGCATTAGCAGCGAGGACATCGTAGGCATTTTCGTTCCATTTATGGGGTTCGAGAAGAAACACGCTGTAGATGCGCATGCAGTAGTAGACGATCAAAAGCAACAGGATACCTAGATCGAATATGTTCCAGAAGCTCATGATGTAGAGAGACAGGCCCTGCTCATTGAAGCCGACGATTTCGTCAAGCATAAAGCCAGCactccaaaaccaaaaaatcAACTCCAGGGAGGTGATTTTGCTCGATCTTTGGCTCAGAACGGCCAAGAAGAGCGCGATCAAGATGGCAAGGGAGCACGTGGAGAGTATTTGACGATATCGTGGGACCCGTAGCCGTGATAGTTTGAAAAGTGAAGCGGTTCGAGGATCATACAGGGTTACAAATCGCCGACCGGAAACGTGAGCAAGAGCCCGTCCATGGTCCTCCTtcgcttgctgctgctgactcAACAGCGGTGTCCTCACCGTACTCTGGCGCCGAGACTGATTGCTACCAACAGCACTCGACGAAGAGCCTTGACGGCGAAGCTGGTCCTCGGTGGAGTGAAAGCTGATGGCACCGTTCCAGATAGCCTCCAACTGCATCACTACCAGAGGATGAGAGAGGAAGTGCTTGGCTGAAGCTCGGATGGCAACCTCAA belongs to Podospora bellae-mahoneyi strain CBS 112042 chromosome 6, whole genome shotgun sequence and includes:
- a CDS encoding hypothetical protein (EggNog:ENOG503NXEX; COG:S), with translation MLSALLRPFGRGENSQDEGHRPDVEQRFAPTNRMHRASVASLGEYRQHRHAAADFTEADDDDDDEENESHHDNGQPSRYQAAGVQTEEDEDGRSHSIGLPLFSAGHLDSLPIYSMTHAIRIIVQTRTETTLTWDQLRSPQVSQFLIRPMQQQIRTQHFSRGTLYALMANCLQFGKEGQLYPGNAGTSSTRAKVCELLALKILKEYTTRELIDALSYDFYPLQGIPGSQGPLPQHARSSPATMRTSTLEVAIRASAKHFLSHPLVVMQLEAIWNGAISFHSTEDQLRRQGSSSSAVGSNQSRRQSTVRTPLLSQQQQAKEDHGRALAHVSGRRFVTLYDPRTASLFKLSRLRVPRYRQILSTCSLAILIALFLAVLSQRSSKITSLELIFWFWSAGFMLDEIVGFNEQGLSLYIMSFWNIFDLGILLLLIVYYCMRIYSVFLLEPHKWNENAYDVLAANAVLLLPRIFSILDHYQYFSQLLIAFRLMAVDLAAVFVLILVCCSGFFVFFTLSKNTNDPYVLAYKIFQILMGFTPAAWEVWDSYTWMGKALMALFLIICHFVIVTILITVLTNSFMSIASNANEEHQFLFAINTISMVKNDTLFSYIAPANIFAWGLMPLRYFMSLKRFVWLNRAVIKATHFPLLFCIFFYEKYFLAPYIYEATDLVDNPGRGRPHGLSLGDPSTRSAFFSPSVRVREESVLGYQKDRALEEVFRRAPDTATLRTQRRNERRKTQNAIRTWMDQNDGGFRSPQNYSTIDSRMTGDWRRRLSMNRERPSRFPRQYSDLRSAASDPADFVSDAPYPTAPEYYHDGVHRRDYAHEMKENTDADGDDELVTNDEEEEDNVTNTIDDGHGHDREAMEEDYFTTPVASRFINDELPSTDSPRIGQSRRNALHTRTLSTNTILYVPEENHQPYSSSSASMGRSPQLPSRRHTPIMTPISGGGHRSPRRSLYMTSSRPRPIAPPRDMARTAPTRSGLTLDIPARRPATQHQHQQDPHDVHRHRRMSSSDLNATVTVDDEESTFSGVPSSFATQMAMATAMLSKSAQGDNNRMSRLMLAKMKTLEESLGDVVREMSLLRNSVPNTAHNSDDGGVGGSGINFRKKKPLKMMVGPPGSSEPSSTSAPGAGEGMMMGGGRGGFGLRRSKTVGVGEARRIQIRKNTGMTGSWMRSPVSNKSGSGSAVTAIAATGLGIGDEMPGDKGKQKEGDKRLSPPLQVEDDETYEDDDDNDGGQLQGKMSPESGFGRFAKRGVGKGIGGAGSL